Proteins found in one Corynebacterium canis genomic segment:
- a CDS encoding metal ABC transporter solute-binding protein, Zn/Mn family produces MNFNSEIPRRSFLRRAAASVAALVVAGGLVACSAEDTSSGSTSSDGKALTVFATTGYIGDAVKNVAPDADVTIMVGPGGDPHTYQPTTQDISKIQEADVVLWTGLHMEAQMIDQLEAQGDRQYAVGEAIPKEDLLDWPELGEGGEKLYDPHIWNSTSNWKYVVDGIADKLGKVDSANADTYKQNAEKYSKEIDEAAEYVEKQINAIPEDKRILITGHDAFNYFGKQFGLEIHATDFVTSESELSATELTELGNFIVEKKIHTIFQDNLANPQAINSLKETVKSKGWDVVISDKELYADSLGENAPTDTYIGILKYNADAIREALVG; encoded by the coding sequence ATGAACTTCAATAGCGAAATTCCTCGCCGCAGCTTCTTGCGCCGTGCTGCCGCCTCCGTCGCGGCGCTGGTTGTTGCCGGCGGGCTCGTCGCATGCAGTGCCGAAGATACGTCGTCGGGGTCGACTTCTTCCGACGGCAAAGCTCTCACCGTGTTTGCCACGACCGGCTACATCGGTGATGCGGTCAAGAACGTCGCGCCGGACGCCGATGTCACGATCATGGTTGGTCCTGGCGGCGACCCGCACACCTACCAGCCGACCACGCAAGACATTTCGAAGATCCAGGAAGCGGACGTGGTGCTGTGGACCGGTCTGCACATGGAAGCCCAGATGATCGATCAACTGGAGGCGCAGGGCGATCGGCAGTACGCCGTCGGGGAGGCCATCCCGAAGGAAGACCTGCTGGATTGGCCGGAGCTGGGCGAGGGCGGCGAGAAGCTCTACGACCCGCACATTTGGAACAGCACCTCCAACTGGAAGTACGTGGTTGACGGCATCGCCGACAAGCTCGGCAAGGTCGACTCCGCCAATGCGGATACCTACAAGCAGAACGCCGAAAAGTACAGCAAGGAGATCGACGAGGCCGCGGAGTACGTCGAAAAGCAGATCAATGCGATCCCGGAGGACAAGCGCATCCTGATCACCGGTCACGATGCCTTCAACTACTTTGGCAAGCAGTTCGGCTTGGAGATCCACGCCACCGACTTCGTTACCTCGGAGTCCGAGCTGTCCGCCACCGAGCTGACCGAGCTGGGCAACTTTATCGTGGAAAAGAAGATCCACACGATTTTCCAGGACAACCTGGCGAACCCGCAGGCCATCAACTCGCTGAAGGAGACCGTGAAGTCCAAGGGTTGGGACGTGGTGATTTCGGATAAGGAACTCTACGCCGACTCGCTTGGTGAAAACGCCCCCACTGACACCTACATCGGAATTCTGAAGTACAACGCTGATGCAATCCGTGAAGCCCTCGTCGGTTAA
- a CDS encoding sulfurtransferase produces MSYLVDVSWLADNLRRDDVVVLCASMGNPKKSLSNGIPGAILADLEGPFSEAGAELPHTVPADVAAPFTRLGIGQETTVVVYDRFGVMCGPRVWWLARAAGLDSVFVLDGGLPAWVEAGQETAPIRNFDEAIAEQPGVIRGSERPELLTGITGVQHALARSGHAVVDARSSGRFAGTEPEPRDGVHGGHIPGSANLPYTRLFDERGLMLPPTDLQRLFRAQIDDAQHLTMTCGSGVSACVLALAALEAGYTDVVVYDGSWAEWGRPDMAQPIESVR; encoded by the coding sequence ATGAGTTACTTAGTTGATGTTTCCTGGCTGGCGGACAACCTCCGCCGTGACGATGTTGTGGTGCTCTGCGCATCCATGGGTAATCCGAAAAAGTCCTTGTCCAATGGCATTCCGGGCGCGATCCTCGCCGATTTGGAGGGGCCGTTTTCGGAGGCCGGGGCGGAATTGCCGCACACCGTGCCCGCCGATGTGGCCGCCCCGTTTACGCGGCTTGGCATTGGCCAGGAGACGACCGTTGTGGTGTATGACCGCTTTGGCGTGATGTGCGGCCCCCGCGTGTGGTGGTTGGCCCGCGCCGCCGGGCTCGATTCTGTGTTCGTGCTTGATGGCGGGTTGCCGGCGTGGGTTGAGGCGGGGCAGGAAACCGCCCCTATCAGGAATTTCGATGAGGCTATCGCGGAGCAGCCCGGCGTTATCCGGGGTTCCGAACGCCCCGAACTGTTGACCGGTATTACTGGGGTGCAGCACGCGCTTGCCCGCAGCGGACACGCGGTCGTCGATGCGCGCTCGTCGGGGCGTTTCGCCGGCACTGAGCCCGAGCCGCGCGACGGCGTCCACGGCGGCCACATTCCCGGCAGCGCGAATTTGCCGTACACCAGGCTTTTTGATGAGCGTGGTCTGATGTTGCCGCCCACCGACCTGCAGCGATTGTTCCGCGCCCAGATTGACGACGCCCAGCACCTCACCATGACCTGCGGCTCCGGCGTTTCCGCGTGCGTGCTTGCCTTGGCTGCGCTCGAGGCCGGTTACACGGATGTGGTGGTGTATGACGGCTCGTGGGCGGAGTGGGGGCGCCCTGACATGGCACAACCGATTGAGTCTGTCCGATAG
- a CDS encoding metal ABC transporter permease has protein sequence MSLIEFLSEFAYRRIVYGTVLIGACSGAMGAFLYLRKQSLMSDVIGHSATPGVMGAFLVIGFSPFLVDARAMPVITVGALITGLLSVVLANRVADTTRIGIDATMAVMLSLFLGGGLLLLQIIQRSRIPGKGGIEELMFGNAATLTNLDVTTIAVVCIVVIVLLAVFWRPFTFMTFDNEMAYIAGLPLRWLNPFFFALIVLAMVIGVKAVGLILMIAFAVFPPAAARQFSKTVGSMVILSGVFGAIAAVLGTYFSVAAGKVPTGPAIVLVLSVIVAISMVFTPKRSGVRAA, from the coding sequence GTGAGCCTTATCGAGTTCTTGTCTGAATTTGCCTACCGGCGCATCGTGTATGGAACGGTGCTGATCGGCGCCTGCTCGGGCGCCATGGGCGCGTTCCTGTACCTGCGGAAACAATCGCTGATGTCGGACGTGATCGGCCACTCGGCCACGCCGGGTGTGATGGGCGCGTTCTTGGTGATTGGGTTTTCCCCGTTCCTTGTCGACGCCCGCGCCATGCCCGTGATCACGGTCGGAGCGCTGATCACGGGCTTGCTATCGGTGGTGCTTGCGAACCGTGTCGCCGATACCACCCGCATCGGAATCGATGCCACGATGGCGGTCATGCTCTCGCTCTTCCTCGGTGGTGGCCTGCTGTTGCTGCAGATCATCCAGCGGAGTCGCATTCCCGGCAAGGGCGGCATCGAAGAACTCATGTTCGGAAACGCGGCCACGCTGACCAATCTCGACGTCACCACCATCGCCGTGGTCTGCATCGTTGTCATCGTGCTGCTCGCCGTCTTTTGGCGACCATTCACCTTTATGACCTTTGACAATGAAATGGCCTACATTGCGGGCCTTCCGCTGCGCTGGCTGAATCCTTTCTTCTTCGCGCTCATCGTGCTCGCAATGGTGATCGGCGTGAAGGCCGTGGGCCTGATCCTTATGATCGCCTTCGCGGTATTCCCGCCCGCCGCCGCCCGCCAATTCTCCAAGACGGTGGGCAGCATGGTGATCCTGTCCGGCGTCTTCGGCGCGATCGCGGCGGTGCTAGGAACCTACTTCTCCGTCGCCGCAGGCAAGGTACCCACCGGGCCCGCGATCGTCCTGGTGCTCAGCGTGATCGTGGCGATCTCCATGGTGTTTACCCCGAAGCGATCGGGGGTGCGAGCCGCATGA
- a CDS encoding metal ABC transporter ATP-binding protein encodes MQSVKPSSVKDRTKETVNALNVADLTVTYGAFRAIENISFVVPSGAVMGLIGPNGAGKSTVMKAAIDLIPRQTGTIKFFEQPLDAVRNRVAYMPQSAAVDWDYPITVEQVVAMGLYPKLGWLKRMSPEQRQQVADALERVGIKELARRQISELSGGQRKRVFVARILVQAPDLYLLDEPFAGVDAASERVIRGVLHELRDAGASIVIVHHDLSTVAELCDHVTILNKHLVSTGPVAESFTREYVNEAFGLGLL; translated from the coding sequence ATGCAATCCGTGAAGCCCTCGTCGGTTAAAGACCGAACTAAGGAAACTGTCAACGCGCTCAATGTGGCTGATCTGACTGTGACCTATGGTGCTTTTCGCGCCATAGAGAACATCAGTTTTGTGGTGCCTTCCGGTGCCGTGATGGGGCTGATCGGCCCCAACGGTGCCGGCAAGTCCACGGTGATGAAGGCGGCTATCGATCTGATTCCGCGCCAGACCGGCACCATTAAGTTCTTCGAACAGCCGCTCGATGCCGTCCGGAACCGGGTCGCCTATATGCCGCAATCCGCGGCGGTGGATTGGGATTATCCCATTACCGTCGAGCAGGTGGTTGCCATGGGGCTATACCCAAAGCTGGGATGGCTGAAACGCATGTCCCCAGAGCAGCGCCAGCAGGTCGCGGACGCCTTGGAACGCGTGGGCATTAAGGAGCTCGCGCGGCGCCAGATTTCGGAGCTGTCCGGCGGCCAACGCAAACGTGTGTTCGTGGCTCGCATTTTGGTGCAGGCACCTGACTTGTACCTGCTCGATGAGCCGTTTGCGGGTGTCGACGCCGCGAGTGAGCGCGTCATCCGTGGCGTGCTGCACGAGCTTCGCGACGCCGGGGCATCCATCGTGATCGTTCACCACGACCTTTCCACGGTGGCGGAGTTGTGCGATCACGTGACCATTTTGAACAAGCACCTCGTTTCTACCGGTCCCGTCGCAGAGTCCTTTACTCGCGAGTATGTCAACGAAGCGTTTGGGTTGGGGTTGCTGTAG
- the scpB gene encoding SMC-Scp complex subunit ScpB, translated as MSSVSRLRSQLESVLLVVDSPVTVAALANAVGVPAAEVAAVLREIATELDDRGSGIDLRESEDGWRFYTRQENADAVEHFLLDGTQTRLTRAALETLAVVAYRQPVTRAQVSAVRGVNVDGVMRTLQLRGLIAEVQVEGAVGPAHHYVTTELLLEQLGIASLEELPNLAPLLPDVDSIEEEF; from the coding sequence ATGTCCTCGGTTTCTCGGTTACGGTCCCAGCTTGAGTCGGTATTGCTGGTGGTGGATTCGCCGGTGACGGTCGCCGCGCTCGCTAACGCGGTTGGCGTCCCGGCGGCCGAGGTGGCTGCGGTGTTGCGCGAGATCGCCACCGAATTAGATGACCGCGGAAGCGGCATTGACCTGCGGGAAAGCGAGGATGGGTGGCGCTTTTACACGCGCCAAGAAAACGCCGACGCGGTGGAGCATTTCCTGCTGGACGGCACCCAAACCAGGCTGACGCGCGCCGCGTTGGAAACCCTCGCGGTGGTCGCGTACCGGCAGCCGGTGACGCGCGCCCAGGTTTCGGCGGTGCGCGGCGTGAATGTAGACGGCGTGATGCGCACCTTGCAATTGCGGGGGTTGATAGCGGAAGTGCAGGTGGAGGGGGCCGTGGGGCCCGCGCATCACTATGTGACCACCGAATTGCTGCTGGAGCAATTGGGGATTGCGTCCTTGGAGGAGCTGCCTAATCTGGCGCCGCTGCTGCCCGATGTGGATTCCATTGAGGAAGAGTTTTAG